One region of Phragmites australis chromosome 18, lpPhrAust1.1, whole genome shotgun sequence genomic DNA includes:
- the LOC133898834 gene encoding uncharacterized protein LOC133898834 isoform X2 gives MGISRPLAVALLIAAAVVAGVAAEEPVVVADSVAGAVEAAARAEEAAALRAELEQLRAKISTLESSIAERSQELKSKDDGIANLEKAIGEKSKKIASLQGEIASLQAKGSVAAEEQVGKANARAVELEKQIDKLKKDIEAQSSQRTTIESRANDAEKKVEELNAKLNAIQKKSDEQKRKIQKTERALKVAEEELMRLQLEATAKSKQLTEVHGAWLPPWLAAQSAHYVEVVSGHWNEHGKPAMQIFLQKASEKSAQAKKWAEPHIETAKTKWIPVKEKLVVLKKNAEPYVEKVSTRSVELYESSRDAVTPHVVKVKEFAHPYYQEAKKFSKPYIDQVAEVTKPHVEKVRTTLKPYTKRAVHAYGSFLELATTYHRQASALLALPVFIIYRLLVETVCTKKQKRSRGGNGNHGPRRHKRRHADK, from the exons ATGGGGATCTCGAGGCCCCTCGCGGTGGCGCTCCTGATCGCCGCGGCGGTTGTCGCCGGGGTGGCCGCGGAGgagccggtggtggtggcggactcGGTCGCCGGCGCGGTGGAGGCCGCGGCCAGGGCCGAGGAGGCTGCGGCGCTCAGGGCCGAGCTGGAGCAGCTCAGGGCGAAGATCTCCACCTTAG AGTCAAGCATTGCAGAGCGATCCCAGGAACTGAAGAGCAAGGATGATGGCATCGCAAATCTGGAGAAGGCCATTGGGGAGAAGTCAAAGAAAATTGCTTCTCTGCAGGGCGAGATTGCTTCCCTCCAG GCAAAGGGGTCTGTAGCTGCTGAGGAGCAGGTAGGCAAGGCCAATGCCCGAGCTGTTGAGCTTGAGAAGCAG ATTGACAAGCTCAAAAAGGATATTGAAGCCCAAAGTAGCCAGAGAACAACAATTGAGTCTAGGGCTAATGATGCAGAGAAGAAGGTGGAGGAGCTTAATGCAAAGCTTAATGCA ATCCAAAAGAAAAGTGATGAGCAAAAGCGCAAAATCCAGAAGACAGAACGTGCTCTTAAAGTTGCTGAG GAAGAATTGATGAGGCTGCAGTTAGAAGCAACAGCTAAGTCAAAACAACTGACAGAG GTTCATGGAGCATGGTTGCCACCTTGGTTAGCGGCACAATCTGCTCACTACGTG GAGGTTGTCTCAGGTCATTGGAATGAACATGGGAAACCTGCCATGCAGATTTTTTTGCAGAAG GCGTCAGAAAAATCAGCACAGGCAAAGAAATGGGCTGAACCTCATATTGAGACTGCTAAGACG AAATGGATTCCTGTTAAGGAAAAATTGGTTGTCCTCAAGAAAAACGCAGAACCTTATGTAGAAAAGGTCTCAACAAGATCGGTGGAGTTATACGAGTCATCAAGGGATGCTGTTACACCGCATGTTGTCAAAGTTAAGGAGTTTGCTCATCCCTACTACCAG GAAGCCAAGAAGTTTTCCAAGCCTTACATTGATCAAGTTGCTGAGGTCACGAAGCCACATGTTGAGAAAGTTAGAACTACTCTAAAGCCATACACTAAAAGAGCAGTTCATGCATATGGGTCATTTCTTGAGTTGGCGACCACATACCATCGGCAG GCCTCTGCTTTGCTGGCTCTGCCTGTCTTCATTATATACAGGCTTCTAGTAGAAACCGTCTG CACAAAAAagcagaaaaggtctcgtgGCGGTAATGGTAACCATGGCCCCAGGAGACACAAGCGCCGGCATGCTGATAAGTAG
- the LOC133898834 gene encoding uncharacterized protein LOC133898834 isoform X1, protein MGISRPLAVALLIAAAVVAGVAAEEPVVVADSVAGAVEAAARAEEAAALRAELEQLRAKISTLESSIAERSQELKSKDDGIANLEKAIGEKSKKIASLQGEIASLQAKGSVAAEEQVGKANARAVELEKQIDKLKKDIEAQSSQRTTIESRANDAEKKVEELNAKLNAIQKKSDEQKRKIQKTERALKVAEEELMRLQLEATAKSKQLTEVHGAWLPPWLAAQSAHYVEVVSGHWNEHGKPAMQIFLQKASEKSAQAKKWAEPHIETAKTKWIPVKEKLVVLKKNAEPYVEKVSTRSVELYESSRDAVTPHVVKVKEFAHPYYQEAKKFSKPYIDQVAEVTKPHVEKVRTTLKPYTKRAVHAYGSFLELATTYHRQAQATILDYLHQHEITKSLVTKELVWLLASALLALPVFIIYRLLVETVCTKKQKRSRGGNGNHGPRRHKRRHADK, encoded by the exons ATGGGGATCTCGAGGCCCCTCGCGGTGGCGCTCCTGATCGCCGCGGCGGTTGTCGCCGGGGTGGCCGCGGAGgagccggtggtggtggcggactcGGTCGCCGGCGCGGTGGAGGCCGCGGCCAGGGCCGAGGAGGCTGCGGCGCTCAGGGCCGAGCTGGAGCAGCTCAGGGCGAAGATCTCCACCTTAG AGTCAAGCATTGCAGAGCGATCCCAGGAACTGAAGAGCAAGGATGATGGCATCGCAAATCTGGAGAAGGCCATTGGGGAGAAGTCAAAGAAAATTGCTTCTCTGCAGGGCGAGATTGCTTCCCTCCAG GCAAAGGGGTCTGTAGCTGCTGAGGAGCAGGTAGGCAAGGCCAATGCCCGAGCTGTTGAGCTTGAGAAGCAG ATTGACAAGCTCAAAAAGGATATTGAAGCCCAAAGTAGCCAGAGAACAACAATTGAGTCTAGGGCTAATGATGCAGAGAAGAAGGTGGAGGAGCTTAATGCAAAGCTTAATGCA ATCCAAAAGAAAAGTGATGAGCAAAAGCGCAAAATCCAGAAGACAGAACGTGCTCTTAAAGTTGCTGAG GAAGAATTGATGAGGCTGCAGTTAGAAGCAACAGCTAAGTCAAAACAACTGACAGAG GTTCATGGAGCATGGTTGCCACCTTGGTTAGCGGCACAATCTGCTCACTACGTG GAGGTTGTCTCAGGTCATTGGAATGAACATGGGAAACCTGCCATGCAGATTTTTTTGCAGAAG GCGTCAGAAAAATCAGCACAGGCAAAGAAATGGGCTGAACCTCATATTGAGACTGCTAAGACG AAATGGATTCCTGTTAAGGAAAAATTGGTTGTCCTCAAGAAAAACGCAGAACCTTATGTAGAAAAGGTCTCAACAAGATCGGTGGAGTTATACGAGTCATCAAGGGATGCTGTTACACCGCATGTTGTCAAAGTTAAGGAGTTTGCTCATCCCTACTACCAG GAAGCCAAGAAGTTTTCCAAGCCTTACATTGATCAAGTTGCTGAGGTCACGAAGCCACATGTTGAGAAAGTTAGAACTACTCTAAAGCCATACACTAAAAGAGCAGTTCATGCATATGGGTCATTTCTTGAGTTGGCGACCACATACCATCGGCAG GCTCAAGCAAccatcttggactaccttcaccAACATGAGATAACAAAATCACTTGTGACGAAGGAGTTGGTTTGGTTGCTG GCCTCTGCTTTGCTGGCTCTGCCTGTCTTCATTATATACAGGCTTCTAGTAGAAACCGTCTG CACAAAAAagcagaaaaggtctcgtgGCGGTAATGGTAACCATGGCCCCAGGAGACACAAGCGCCGGCATGCTGATAAGTAG
- the LOC133898833 gene encoding transcription termination factor MTEF18, mitochondrial-like, with protein MVKDAIKEPVEGGEEIVFRSKEKRKEMRDQRVSKALVRLFRYHPINEFEPFMESIGLKPSEYDSLLPRDLMFLADDETLLKNYHILCNYGVGRTKMGRIYRDAADVFSFGENVLVSKLQALEDLGFSKTSVIKLVISSPLILACDPSAEFKILQWLDDVGIERDWIGQFLSVRKSYNWRKMVEVPQFFSELGFNKEGFGKLIRKNPDFLLDGSGKVLFKAVSIMLKAGSGKQDLFNLFLDFPNVQARNFARNIMRGVLLLAEIGVSEEDIKKFVVSNASMLGSAPVKKANSILTNLSVGKKRLCKIIMEEPRQLMKYTFGSKLSRLPKCDRSSETTLNEKVKFLKSLGFVEGSDDMKKALKVFRGKGDELQDRYDFLVKTGFDPKDVVNMIKIAPHVLNQKINVLESKISFLVNETVYPLSSLVGFPSFLSFTVERAKARFLMYNWLRERGLATPNLALSSFLASSDKKFVKYFVEKHEMGHDVWENFKREVASTKKLALYFR; from the coding sequence atggtgaAGGATGCTATCAAGGAGCCAGTGGAGGGGGGTGAGGAGATAGTGTTCAGGTcaaaggagaagaggaaggagatgagggatCAGAGGGTCAGTAAGGCATTGGTGCGTCTGTTCCGTTACCACCCTATCAATGAATTTGAGCCGTTCATGGAGAGCATAGGCCTCAAGCCGAGCGAGTATGATTCCTTGTTGCCTCGGGATCTCATGTTTCTTGCGGATGACGAGACGTTGCTCAAAAACTACCACATTCTTTGCAATTATGGGGTTGGGCGCACTAAGATGGGGAGGATATACAGGGATGCTGCGGACGTTTTTAGTTTTGGTGAGAATGTGCTTGTATCTAAGCTGCAGGCTCTTGAGGATCTAGGGTTCAGTAAAACCAGTGTGATAAAACTTGTGATCTCTAGCCCTCTCATATTGGCGTGTGACCCAAGTGCTGAATTCAAGATTCTGCAGTGGCTAGATGACGTTGGCATTGAGCGAGACTGGATAGGTCAATTTTTATCTGTAAGGAAGTCGTATAATTGGAGAAAGATGGTCGAAGTTCCTCAATTCTTCAGTGAATTGGGATTTAATAAGGAAGGCTTTGGTAAATTGATCAGGAAAAACCCAGATTTCTTGCTGGATGGTTCTGGAAAGGTACTGTTTAAAGCAGTTAGCATCATGCTAAAAGCAGGGTCTGGAAAACAAGATTTATTTAATCTTTTCCTGGACTTCCCAAATGTACAAGCCAGGAATTTCGCACGGAACATAATGAGGGGCGTACTGTTGTTAGCTGAGATTGGTGTAAGTGAGGAGGATATTAAGAAGTTTGTAGTTTCAAATGCGTCAATGCTTGGTTCTGCCCCAGTGAAGAAGGCAAACAGCATTCTTACAAATCTCAGTGTGGGGAAGAAGCGCTTGTGCAAGATTATAATGGAGGAGCCACGTCAATTGATGAAATACACATTTGGGTCAAAGCTCAGCCGCCTACCGAAATGCGACAGGAGTAGTGAGACAACATTGAATGAGAAGGTGAAATTTTTGAAAAGCTTAGGATTTGTCGAAGGCTCTGATGATATGAAGAAGGCACTCAAAGTTTTCCGTGGTAAGGGAGATGAACTACAAGATCGGTATGACTTCTTAGTGAAGACTGGATTTGATCCGAAGGATGTAGTGAACATGATCAAGATAGCTCCACATGTTTTGAATCAGAAGATAAATGTCCTTGAGTCTAAGATATCTTTCCTTGTAAATGAGACAGTATATCCCCTTAGTTCTCTGGTTGGGTTCCCCTCATTCTTGTCGTTTACTGTAGAGAGAGCCAAAGCTAGGTTTTTGATGTACAATTGGTTGCGAGAAAGGGGGTTGGCTACTCCTAATCTCGCTCTAAGCTCTTTCCTAGCATCTTCAGACAAAAAATTTGTGAAGTATTTTGTAGAAAAGCATGAAATGGGCCATGATGTTTGGGAGAACTTCAAGAGGGAGGTAGCTTCAACAAAAAAACTCGCATTGTACTTCAGATGA